One Keratinibaculum paraultunense genomic window carries:
- a CDS encoding GAF domain-containing protein, translating into MFKLDPIKNMNEEERLKYMNLLLKSQLSSEEDSLANISNATAIIMVCVDRLNWAGFYILRGEQLVLGPFQGLPACNRIDVGKGVCGTAVKTRKVQLVPDVHKFPGHIACDSASNSELVIPIINEDKIYGVLDLDSPEKNRFTQLEKEYFIKFVDILNEYIDWEII; encoded by the coding sequence ATGTTTAAATTAGATCCAATAAAAAATATGAATGAAGAAGAAAGATTAAAGTATATGAATTTATTGTTAAAATCTCAATTGAGCTCAGAGGAAGATTCTCTTGCAAATATATCTAATGCAACAGCTATAATTATGGTTTGTGTTGATAGGTTAAATTGGGCGGGTTTTTATATATTACGTGGAGAACAGTTGGTATTAGGACCCTTCCAAGGTCTTCCTGCTTGTAATAGAATAGATGTGGGAAAAGGAGTATGTGGTACTGCAGTTAAAACTAGAAAAGTGCAGTTAGTTCCTGATGTTCATAAATTTCCTGGGCATATTGCCTGCGATTCAGCATCTAATTCAGAATTGGTAATACCTATTATTAATGAGGATAAAATATATGGGGTATTAGATTTAGATAGCCCAGAAAAAAATAGATTTACTCAATTGGAAAAGGAATATTTCATAAAATTTGTAGATATATTAAATGAGTATATAGATTGGGAGATCATATAA